From Penicillium digitatum chromosome 5, complete sequence, one genomic window encodes:
- a CDS encoding Polyamine acetyltransferase: MNQTNIHIPNLGGINAFTRTLSKEDVKICVAVEEAFTEAERCSEEKFCYRLGACPELCLGLFVENEQDSDSPTLIGHVIAVRSPYTRITDGSMSMPENWRALDDEPVFVNNELIGNHKYGDTIAIHSVAVSPEYQGKKIGRALVRAYLEHLRRGCFGARKVVLIAHDYLMSFYESVGFKSQGKSQSTFAGGIWFDMTFDLK, from the exons ATGAACCAGACCAACATCCACATTCCAAACCTCGGCGGAATTAATGCATTCACCCGAACTCTGAGCAAAGAAGACGTGAAGATTTGCGTAGCCGTCGAGGAAGCCTTTACAGAGGCTGAACGATGCTCCGAGGAAAAG TTCTGCTATCGTCTGGGAGCCTGTCCTGAGCTATGCCTGGGACTCTTTGTTGAGAATGAGCAAGACTCAGATTCACCTACACTTATTGGACATGTCATCGCGGTCCGCTCTCCCTACACACGTATCACCGACGGATCGATGTCAATGCCGGAGAATTGGCGAGCACTGGATGATGAGCCAGTCTTTGTCAATAATGAGTTGATCGGGAATCATAAGTATGGTGATACCATTGCAATCCATTCTGTTGCTGTTTCACCGGAGTATCAGggcaagaagattgggagaGCTCTCGTCCGGGCGTACCTTGAGCATCTCAGGAGAGGATGTTTTGGGGCGAGAAAGGTTGTTCTGATCGCGCATGACTACTTGATGAGTTTTTATGAAAGTGTTGGGTTTAAGAGTCAGGGGAAAAGCCAATCCACCTTTGCTGGTGGTATTTGGTTTGATATG ACTTTTGATCTGAAGTGA